Proteins from a genomic interval of Anatilimnocola floriformis:
- a CDS encoding Flp family type IVb pilin, which produces MKNLVRKLWKDEGGFVVSVELILIVTILVIGLVSGWTMLRDAVLAELADTANAIGATDQSFEVSGVTYGAAGSGASSAHFGWSDAKDTADSSTGIGLAVDTGLTVVVNTNNAADNVNETGP; this is translated from the coding sequence GTGAAGAATCTCGTTCGTAAGTTGTGGAAAGACGAAGGCGGCTTCGTGGTCAGCGTCGAGCTGATCCTGATCGTCACCATCCTGGTCATCGGCCTGGTCAGCGGTTGGACGATGCTCCGCGACGCGGTGCTCGCCGAATTGGCCGACACGGCCAACGCCATCGGCGCGACTGATCAAAGCTTCGAAGTCTCGGGCGTCACCTACGGCGCTGCCGGCAGCGGCGCCTCGAGCGCTCACTTCGGTTGGTCGGACGCCAAGGACACCGCCGACAGTTCGACCGGCATCGGCCTCGCCGTCGACACCGGCCTGACCGTTGTCGTCAACACCAACAACGCTGCTGACAACGTCAACGAAACCGGACCGTAG
- a CDS encoding cohesin domain-containing protein: MPASNGIKHRRLRLEFLEQRSLLAGDLRFVTYNVHATDNSFGRGNGLPASDLGTVLQAIGNEVTNGLARPVDLVALQEVRSQATTTADAVIQLNAIYGAGIYARGSLNGSGSGADTVGFVYNTQTLDLLDEVGIGVVSSSGQPRQTLRYHMRPDGGSAATEFYLYVSHYKSSDGDEEMARRAIEAAAIRADADALGQGVNIIYAGDFNLQGSSEAAYQTLLSAGNGQAFDPINLPGAWHNNNFFRSILTQTPANNPTNQNFTGGGLDDRFDFQLMSGELTNGTGLEYRAGSYHTFGNNGSLGVNSNINDAGNAALPGLANRTTILNLLTTVSDHLPVVADYFVPAAATVQFTAATQTASEGTTSITITAQLSATTTANVAVPFTLSGTASGNGTDYTLATASPLMIAAGSLAASITINLVNDTLDEPNETIVVTMGTPTNAIAGATTVHTATIIDNDLLRVTSLTPTASGFQVNFNGVVNTTSVNLYDQNGVYGASDVTLVGATTGSIRGSLIWNATRNQATFVRTGGYQLISNSFGTLPADTYTITLSSGEAGFVGAQGDQLDGDGNGIAGDSYHASFVVAPAAANTVTLSLPDFARGFGQAVNLPADTTAGIPLTISRGAGLTSVAFTLQYDSSLLTISSVTKGIGVAADALLSTAGSTPGQLVVSLTSATQLSFINAPFTLLNLVASVPATAAYSAKQVLMLSAATVTAGATNLPVAVDNGVHVAAFFGDVDASRTYNVVDLPVLQRALTGTNSGFGAYRDLDPVIEADLSGDGEIKSDDAALIYRLLQSLPVSTIPALPTGIVTPPPTGTDPRISISRDLVARVGELIAVPIWLEATDPQPISVQAADVTLQYDSAALSLVGVRGGSLLSSVARTYGPARSGEIEIRAWSSNGATELTTGERGTLVVLEFLVASEVAGTSSLNLVPGRGTRTAIYDAQLTSLVLQPEPTWDANDETDGLLSILAAEQSLQQRNSQSRPIQGPIPLFSRQ, translated from the coding sequence ATGCCTGCCTCGAACGGAATCAAGCATCGTCGTTTGCGCTTGGAATTCTTGGAGCAGCGGAGCTTGCTGGCCGGCGATCTGCGGTTTGTTACGTACAACGTCCATGCGACCGACAACAGCTTTGGCCGAGGCAATGGTTTGCCGGCGAGCGATCTGGGAACTGTGTTGCAGGCGATTGGGAATGAAGTGACCAACGGTCTCGCGCGCCCCGTGGATCTGGTTGCACTGCAAGAAGTGCGGAGCCAGGCGACCACCACGGCAGACGCTGTTATTCAGCTGAATGCGATCTATGGTGCGGGCATTTATGCACGCGGCTCGCTCAACGGTAGCGGCAGCGGTGCAGATACGGTGGGATTTGTTTACAACACGCAAACGCTCGATCTGCTCGATGAAGTCGGGATCGGAGTGGTTAGTTCCAGCGGACAACCCCGACAAACGCTCCGCTATCACATGCGGCCGGATGGCGGCAGCGCGGCCACCGAGTTTTATCTGTATGTGAGTCACTACAAGTCGAGTGACGGCGATGAGGAAATGGCTCGTCGCGCAATCGAGGCCGCGGCAATCCGCGCCGATGCCGACGCGCTGGGCCAGGGCGTGAACATCATCTACGCAGGCGATTTCAATCTGCAGGGGAGCAGCGAAGCGGCGTACCAGACGTTGTTGTCGGCGGGCAATGGCCAGGCGTTTGATCCGATCAATTTGCCGGGGGCCTGGCACAACAACAATTTCTTCCGCTCGATTCTGACGCAAACTCCGGCCAACAATCCCACGAATCAGAATTTCACCGGCGGTGGGCTCGATGACCGTTTTGACTTTCAGCTGATGTCGGGCGAATTGACAAATGGAACCGGCCTGGAGTACCGCGCTGGTTCGTATCACACGTTCGGCAACAACGGCAGCCTGGGAGTGAATAGCAACATCAATGACGCAGGTAATGCTGCGCTGCCCGGTCTGGCCAATCGCACCACGATTTTGAATCTGCTCACGACGGTCTCGGATCACTTGCCGGTGGTTGCCGATTACTTTGTGCCGGCCGCGGCAACGGTGCAGTTCACTGCAGCGACTCAGACAGCAAGCGAAGGAACGACGAGCATCACGATTACCGCTCAGCTGTCGGCAACGACGACTGCCAACGTTGCCGTTCCCTTCACGCTGAGCGGCACCGCGAGCGGAAATGGGACAGATTACACGCTGGCGACTGCGAGCCCGCTGATGATTGCGGCAGGAAGCCTGGCCGCGTCGATCACGATCAACCTCGTGAACGACACGCTCGACGAACCGAATGAAACCATTGTCGTGACGATGGGCACGCCCACGAATGCAATTGCGGGCGCAACGACAGTTCATACAGCGACCATCATCGACAACGATCTGCTGCGAGTGACATCGCTTACGCCAACGGCGAGCGGGTTTCAGGTGAACTTCAATGGCGTGGTGAATACCACGAGCGTCAATCTTTACGACCAGAACGGTGTGTATGGTGCGAGCGATGTGACCTTGGTCGGCGCAACGACGGGTAGCATTCGCGGTTCGCTAATTTGGAATGCAACGAGAAACCAAGCCACGTTTGTGCGGACCGGCGGCTATCAACTGATCAGCAATTCATTCGGCACGCTGCCGGCGGATACGTACACCATCACACTAAGCAGTGGCGAGGCGGGCTTTGTCGGCGCGCAAGGAGATCAGCTCGATGGCGACGGCAATGGAATTGCCGGTGATTCTTATCACGCGAGTTTTGTGGTCGCTCCGGCGGCTGCGAATACGGTGACGCTGAGTCTGCCCGATTTCGCGCGCGGATTTGGCCAGGCTGTGAACCTGCCAGCCGATACGACGGCTGGCATTCCGCTGACGATCAGTCGCGGCGCGGGTTTAACGAGCGTGGCGTTTACGCTGCAGTACGACTCGTCGTTGCTCACCATCAGCAGCGTGACCAAAGGGATCGGCGTGGCTGCGGATGCTCTGTTGAGCACGGCGGGTTCGACGCCCGGTCAACTCGTCGTTTCGTTAACTAGTGCGACCCAACTTAGTTTTATCAACGCGCCATTCACGCTGTTGAATTTGGTTGCGAGCGTTCCTGCGACGGCGGCATACTCCGCGAAACAGGTCCTCATGCTCAGTGCAGCGACGGTCACTGCCGGCGCGACGAATCTGCCGGTTGCAGTCGACAACGGTGTGCATGTCGCTGCGTTCTTCGGCGATGTCGATGCCAGTCGCACGTACAACGTGGTCGATCTGCCCGTGCTGCAGCGGGCGTTGACGGGTACCAATTCAGGATTTGGAGCCTATCGCGATCTGGATCCCGTGATCGAGGCCGATCTCAGCGGCGATGGCGAAATCAAATCAGACGATGCAGCCCTGATCTATCGTTTGCTGCAGTCCTTGCCGGTTAGCACCATTCCTGCCTTACCAACAGGCATTGTCACTCCGCCGCCGACGGGGACCGATCCGCGAATTTCCATTTCACGCGATTTGGTTGCGCGGGTTGGCGAGTTGATTGCAGTTCCAATCTGGCTCGAGGCCACCGATCCACAGCCGATCAGCGTGCAAGCGGCCGACGTGACGCTCCAGTACGACTCTGCCGCCCTCAGCTTGGTCGGCGTGCGAGGCGGCTCGCTCCTCAGCAGCGTGGCGCGAACGTACGGTCCAGCACGATCAGGGGAAATCGAAATTCGAGCTTGGAGCAGCAACGGCGCGACAGAACTGACAACCGGAGAACGCGGCACGCTGGTGGTACTGGAGTTTCTCGTGGCCAGTGAAGTAGCGGGAACGAGTTCACTGAATCTCGTGCCGGGCCGAGGAACGCGCACCGCAATTTATGACGCGCAGCTGACGTCGCTGGTACTGCAGCCCGAGCCAACTTGGGACGCCAACGACGAGACCGATGGGCTGCTTTCGATTCTGGCCGCGGAGCAATCGCTGCAGCAACGGAACTCGCAATCACGCCCGATTCAGGGGCCAATACCGCTGTTTTCTCGCCAATAA